A genome region from Trachemys scripta elegans isolate TJP31775 chromosome 2, CAS_Tse_1.0, whole genome shotgun sequence includes the following:
- the FERD3L gene encoding fer3-like protein: MAYQEGPVGASVLDFVADLSLGSPECHPRGVPSLDLYDFSSGPPFGERALALREGMARGLPLAPFDDGDPEEEEEEEEERMRGTSLLDRPKRKRVITYAQRQAANIRERKRMFNLNEAFDQLRKKVPTFAYEKRLSRIETLRLAIVYISFMTELLDSCNKKEAS; encoded by the coding sequence ATGGCGTATCAGGAAGGGCCGGTGGGCGCCTCGGTGCTGGACTTCGTGGCCGATCTCTCCCTGGGGTCTCCTGAGTGCCACCCTCGAGGGGTGCCCAGCCTGGACCTGTACGATTTCTCCTCCGGACCTCCGTTTGGGGAGAGAGCCCTGGCTCTCCGAGAGGGCATGGCCAGGGGGCTGCCTCTGGCCCCCTTTGATGATGGAGACCccgaggaagaagaggaggaggaggaggagagaatgagGGGCACGTCTCTGCTGGACAGACCCAAGAGAAAGCGAGTCATCACCTATGCCCAGCGCCAGGCTGCCAACATACGGGAGAGGAAGAGGATGTTCAACCTCAACGAAGCGTTTGATCAGCTGAGGAAGAAGGTGCCCACCTTCGCCTACGAGAAGCGGCTGTCCAGGATAGAAACCTTACGCCTGGCCATAGTCTACATCTCCTTTATGACTGAACTCTTGGACAGCTGCAACAAGAAGGAGGCGAGCTAG